A genomic region of Lachnoclostridium edouardi contains the following coding sequences:
- a CDS encoding UvrD-helicase domain-containing protein, with product MYIGDLHIHSRYSRATSRDCTPEQLDIWARRKGIDIVGTGDFTHPAWREELKDKLEPGEDGLYYLKKELAVEDGTGAGSRRPRFVVSGEISSIYKKNGKVRKVHSLILLPGLEEAERLAARLETIGNIHSDGRPILGLDCRDLLEITLDICPNAIYIPAHIWTPHFSLFGAFSGFDSVEECYEDMAPYVHAMETGLSSDPPMNWRLSALDSYQLVSNSDAHSPAKLGREANLFQMEMCYDNLEKAIQTGEGLEGTIEFFPEEGKYHFDGHRKCHICLSPVEAERLGGKCPVCGKKLTVGVDHRVEQLADREEGYVKPGAKPFESLVPLAEVIGASTGKSAASVKVQEQYWKLMRKLGNEFSVLREIPIEDIKKASGYLVAEGIKRLREGDVKRNPGFDGEYGTVNLFEPDEIQNPDGQMSLFFDSSLTAVLEKTEISEEKSEEKEYEPGTAAQGEILFKTQNNLPGNNLPGKNLPGSVVLNSEQEMAVKSAGSDTVVVAGPGTGKTGTLTARISYMMEARKVKASQITAVTFTNQAARELRERLEKRLGARKCRLMRISTFHGICFDLLKKSEREFQLADEIMAADIGAQIIEELDLKVRPRQLLQQISEIKTKILPNLCENQKLIEEIDEKWAKAFELYEEKLKEANALDFDDLQTEALILAQKDSSKALWRKGFDYLLVDEFQDVSPIQYQLIKEWRKHGRELFAIGDPDQSIYSFRGGEAKCFQKLEEDFPHVCRISLEENYRSAPQILNNALSVISKNPGEERKLKATAKDGKKVKVVTAGSPMSEAIYAAKEIGRLVGGIDMLEAQTGSEKGEEAGSRSFSDIAVLYRTRKQAKLLEKCLSQEGIPYVVAGRDEFLTDKSIRRTAAFFLSIMEENQMAKDGAEKWLGQEEWEKLAEKYKPLIKKKAPGEILQKWAADIQEDEEALKKFVSMSLCYKNMAEFFQELEFGQEFDLKRWGGKKYTSDAVTLTTLHGSKGLEYPVVIINGARKGLLPLETKGRVENPEEERRLFYVGMTRAKEELIITSSKEQSEYLKDLQEQDTVYVTEEKSREQKKIKQISLFDFLD from the coding sequence ATGTACATAGGAGATTTACATATTCATTCCAGGTATTCCAGAGCCACCAGCAGGGACTGTACGCCGGAGCAGCTGGATATTTGGGCCAGGAGAAAAGGAATAGATATAGTAGGAACAGGAGATTTTACTCATCCTGCATGGAGGGAGGAGCTAAAGGACAAGCTGGAGCCGGGGGAGGACGGCCTGTATTATCTGAAAAAGGAGTTGGCTGTGGAGGACGGAACAGGCGCAGGAAGCCGAAGGCCCAGATTTGTAGTGTCAGGGGAAATTAGTTCTATTTACAAGAAGAACGGAAAAGTCAGAAAGGTGCACAGCTTAATTCTTCTGCCTGGACTGGAGGAGGCGGAAAGACTGGCGGCCAGGCTGGAGACCATTGGAAATATTCACTCTGACGGCCGCCCTATATTAGGCCTGGACTGCAGAGATTTGCTGGAGATAACCTTAGATATTTGTCCCAATGCAATTTATATTCCCGCTCATATATGGACTCCTCATTTTTCCTTATTTGGAGCATTTTCCGGATTCGACAGTGTGGAAGAATGTTATGAGGACATGGCCCCATATGTACATGCCATGGAGACAGGTTTGTCCTCAGACCCGCCTATGAACTGGAGGCTGTCTGCCCTGGACTCTTATCAGCTGGTTTCTAATTCGGATGCTCATTCTCCTGCAAAGCTGGGAAGAGAAGCAAATTTATTTCAGATGGAAATGTGCTATGACAATCTGGAAAAGGCGATTCAGACAGGGGAAGGGCTGGAAGGAACTATTGAATTTTTCCCTGAGGAAGGGAAATATCATTTTGACGGCCACAGAAAATGCCATATTTGCCTTAGCCCGGTGGAGGCGGAAAGGCTTGGCGGAAAGTGCCCTGTATGTGGAAAAAAACTGACTGTAGGCGTAGACCACAGGGTAGAGCAGCTGGCGGACAGAGAGGAAGGCTACGTTAAGCCCGGGGCTAAGCCATTTGAAAGTCTGGTTCCTTTGGCTGAGGTAATTGGAGCTTCTACAGGCAAGTCGGCGGCCAGCGTGAAGGTACAGGAGCAGTACTGGAAATTAATGAGAAAGCTGGGAAACGAGTTTTCAGTTTTAAGGGAAATTCCTATTGAAGATATAAAAAAAGCGTCCGGATATTTAGTGGCAGAAGGCATTAAAAGGCTGCGCGAGGGGGATGTCAAAAGAAATCCAGGCTTTGACGGAGAATACGGAACAGTTAACTTATTTGAGCCGGATGAAATTCAAAATCCAGATGGGCAGATGAGCTTATTTTTTGACAGCAGCCTGACGGCAGTGTTGGAAAAAACAGAGATTTCAGAGGAAAAGTCAGAAGAAAAAGAATATGAGCCTGGGACCGCGGCGCAAGGGGAAATATTATTTAAGACGCAGAACAACCTGCCTGGCAACAATCTGCCTGGCAAAAACTTGCCTGGCAGCGTAGTTTTAAATTCAGAGCAGGAGATGGCTGTGAAAAGTGCAGGCTCTGACACTGTAGTAGTTGCAGGTCCGGGCACAGGAAAAACAGGTACTTTAACAGCCAGAATTAGTTATATGATGGAGGCCAGGAAGGTAAAGGCGTCTCAGATTACTGCCGTAACCTTTACAAATCAGGCTGCCAGGGAGCTGAGAGAGCGTTTGGAGAAGCGTTTAGGGGCCAGAAAATGCCGTTTAATGAGAATCAGCACCTTTCACGGAATTTGTTTTGATCTGCTGAAAAAAAGCGAAAGGGAGTTTCAGCTGGCTGATGAAATAATGGCGGCAGATATAGGGGCTCAGATTATTGAGGAGCTGGATTTAAAGGTACGCCCAAGACAGCTGCTTCAGCAGATTTCAGAGATAAAAACAAAAATTCTGCCTAATCTATGTGAGAACCAGAAGCTGATAGAGGAAATAGACGAAAAATGGGCTAAGGCTTTTGAGTTATATGAAGAGAAACTAAAAGAGGCCAATGCTCTGGACTTTGATGACCTTCAGACAGAGGCCCTTATCCTTGCTCAAAAAGATAGCTCTAAAGCCTTGTGGAGAAAGGGCTTTGATTATTTGCTTGTAGATGAGTTCCAGGATGTAAGCCCTATTCAGTATCAGCTGATCAAAGAGTGGAGAAAACACGGGCGGGAGCTGTTTGCCATTGGAGATCCGGATCAGTCTATTTACAGCTTCCGAGGCGGGGAGGCCAAATGCTTTCAAAAGCTTGAGGAGGATTTTCCCCATGTGTGCCGGATTTCCTTAGAAGAAAATTATCGTTCAGCTCCACAGATCTTAAATAACGCTTTATCTGTGATTTCCAAAAATCCAGGGGAGGAGAGAAAGCTGAAGGCCACGGCAAAGGACGGAAAAAAGGTAAAGGTAGTAACTGCCGGCTCGCCTATGAGCGAGGCTATTTATGCAGCCAAAGAAATCGGCCGTCTGGTGGGAGGAATTGATATGCTGGAGGCCCAGACCGGCTCTGAAAAAGGGGAGGAGGCCGGCAGCAGAAGCTTTTCCGACATTGCCGTGCTTTACAGAACCAGAAAGCAGGCAAAGCTTTTGGAAAAATGTTTATCGCAAGAAGGCATTCCTTATGTTGTGGCAGGAAGAGATGAATTTCTTACAGATAAAAGTATAAGGAGAACAGCAGCATTTTTCCTCAGTATAATGGAAGAAAATCAGATGGCAAAAGATGGGGCAGAGAAGTGGCTGGGACAGGAAGAGTGGGAGAAGCTGGCGGAAAAATATAAGCCTTTAATAAAGAAAAAAGCTCCTGGAGAGATTTTGCAGAAATGGGCTGCTGATATTCAGGAGGATGAAGAGGCCTTAAAGAAATTTGTCTCAATGTCTCTGTGCTATAAAAATATGGCGGAGTTTTTTCAGGAGCTGGAATTTGGGCAGGAGTTTGATTTAAAGCGCTGGGGCGGAAAGAAATATACTTCTGACGCTGTAACGCTTACTACGCTTCACGGCTCTAAGGGACTGGAATATCCGGTGGTAATCATAAACGGCGCCAGGAAAGGCCTGCTGCCTTTAGAAACAAAGGGAAGGGTAGAAAACCCGGAGGAAGAGCGAAGACTGTTTTATGTAGGTATGACAAGAGCCAAGGAGGAGTTAATTATTACGTCCTCTAAGGAACAGTCAGAATATTTAAAGGATCTGCAGGAACAGGACACAGTTTATGTAACAGAAGAGAAAAGCAGGGAACAAAAGAAAATCAAGCAGATCAGCTTGTTTGATTTTCTGGATTAG
- a CDS encoding sensor histidine kinase, translating to MKIRTKLLLLILGILTVSFSICGIFSVNAMKNYSLTVLADSEEEKLEALGQAIKQVGTREDLQVMGEAARDAYLKYQFKRCYVKGYGLLKNGVCIQNLTDYEILDPQALTEPYMVQSIGGKYILLVKRPLEYPEGFQVMAVKDISEAWKAANRQVKLYAFVFAAVAVCAGTVSIILVKQITRSLEELKTAASAVSRGQWGTKVNIKGNDELSQVGAAFNQMSEQVEEQVETLQLLLGALAHEMKTPVTSIIGYADSLLHVRLNKEQKEKAVQYIYQSGVRMEQMSSKLLSLIGTYENEAIEKTKLSAREILEAVKEETREMRKQKNISLCLECEPQMAIYGDKQLLVSLFSNLVQNSCRASKPGQKIKLQAFSQSITVEDKGCGIGEKDLPYVTKAFYMADKSRSRKEGGSGLGLAISEKIVKLHSGKMKIESREGEGTKITVIFPKIKGLQ from the coding sequence ATGAAAATAAGAACAAAATTGCTGCTGCTTATACTGGGGATTTTAACAGTATCCTTTAGTATCTGCGGTATTTTTTCCGTAAATGCTATGAAAAATTATAGTTTAACTGTGCTGGCTGACAGTGAGGAGGAAAAGCTGGAGGCCCTAGGTCAGGCAATTAAGCAGGTGGGGACAAGAGAAGATCTTCAGGTAATGGGGGAGGCGGCCAGAGACGCTTATTTAAAATACCAATTTAAACGGTGCTATGTAAAGGGATATGGGCTGCTGAAAAACGGGGTGTGTATTCAGAATCTGACCGACTATGAAATATTAGACCCTCAGGCGCTGACAGAGCCGTATATGGTTCAAAGTATTGGCGGCAAGTACATACTTCTTGTAAAAAGGCCTTTGGAATATCCGGAAGGGTTTCAGGTAATGGCGGTAAAAGATATTTCAGAGGCATGGAAGGCGGCAAACAGGCAGGTGAAGCTTTATGCCTTTGTTTTTGCGGCAGTGGCGGTCTGCGCCGGAACAGTGTCTATTATTTTAGTAAAACAAATTACCAGATCTTTAGAGGAGCTGAAAACAGCTGCTTCAGCCGTCAGCCGCGGACAATGGGGGACCAAGGTAAATATAAAAGGAAATGATGAGCTGAGCCAGGTGGGAGCAGCCTTTAATCAGATGTCAGAGCAGGTGGAGGAGCAGGTAGAAACCTTGCAGCTGCTTTTAGGAGCTTTGGCCCATGAAATGAAAACGCCTGTCACCTCAATCATCGGATATGCTGACAGTCTTCTTCACGTGCGCTTAAATAAAGAGCAGAAAGAAAAGGCTGTACAATATATTTATCAGTCAGGGGTTAGAATGGAGCAGATGTCCTCCAAGCTTTTAAGTCTTATTGGAACATATGAAAATGAGGCCATTGAAAAAACTAAGCTTTCTGCCAGGGAAATTTTGGAGGCAGTGAAGGAGGAGACAAGGGAAATGAGAAAGCAGAAGAATATTTCCCTTTGTCTGGAATGTGAACCTCAAATGGCTATTTATGGAGACAAACAGCTGTTGGTCAGCTTATTCTCTAATTTAGTGCAAAATAGCTGCCGGGCTTCAAAGCCAGGGCAGAAAATAAAGCTTCAGGCGTTTTCCCAGAGTATTACAGTAGAAGATAAGGGCTGCGGCATAGGAGAAAAAGATTTGCCCTATGTAACAAAAGCCTTTTATATGGCGGATAAATCCAGAAGCAGAAAAGAAGGAGGCTCTGGGCTGGGACTGGCTATTAGCGAGAAAATTGTAAAGCTGCACAGTGGAAAAATGAAAATTGAAAGCAGGGAGGGAGAGGGGACGAAAATCACAGTTATTTTTCCTAAAATAAAAGGTTTACAATAG
- a CDS encoding response regulator transcription factor — protein MKNKILIIEDEGAISQLLAMNLEAVGYETEICEDGKEAEDYLTKYEREAADLALVDIMLPKKDGFQLMDYFQKYKIPVIYLTAKADVGSKVKGLKLGAEDYIVKPFEVLELLVRMEKALERNGKLSSLLIYKGLTMDLAKHKVYEDGKEISLKPMEFSLLSVFLKNRNVVLGRDRLLNMVWGSEYYGETRTVDVHIARLRKKIKACKDIVTIPKARYLLEDNV, from the coding sequence GTGAAAAATAAAATTTTGATTATAGAGGATGAAGGTGCTATTTCTCAGCTGCTGGCCATGAATTTGGAGGCTGTGGGATATGAGACGGAAATATGTGAGGACGGAAAAGAAGCAGAGGATTATTTAACAAAATATGAGAGGGAGGCTGCGGATTTGGCCTTGGTGGATATTATGCTGCCTAAAAAGGATGGATTTCAGCTGATGGATTATTTTCAAAAATATAAGATTCCAGTAATTTACCTTACAGCCAAGGCGGACGTAGGGTCTAAGGTAAAGGGGCTGAAGCTGGGAGCAGAGGATTATATTGTAAAGCCTTTTGAGGTGCTGGAGCTTTTAGTGCGGATGGAAAAGGCTTTAGAGAGAAACGGGAAATTGTCCTCCCTTTTAATTTACAAAGGCTTAACCATGGACTTGGCTAAGCATAAGGTTTATGAGGACGGAAAAGAAATCTCCCTAAAGCCAATGGAATTTAGCCTGCTTTCTGTTTTCTTAAAAAACAGAAATGTAGTTTTAGGAAGAGACCGGCTGCTTAATATGGTGTGGGGCAGCGAGTATTATGGGGAAACCAGAACTGTGGACGTGCATATAGCCAGATTGAGAAAGAAAATAAAAGCCTGTAAAGATATTGTGACCATTCCAAAAGCCAGGTATCTGCTGGAGGATAACGTCTGA
- a CDS encoding AraC family transcriptional regulator produces the protein MEQITEIITDQSLRQLMDHGTARFPFQHYREDIKKFNIGKISSHWHKEFELVTVVAGTVIFQIGNQSIPVQAGDGIFINTGVIHSLEAKGQGFISDALFSGSLIAGENTSIYEKYVGEFLRSSISHVVLQQKVTWQKEILEILEKLYDLSENNQQDHELKIHILVCCLWEKLFCNREVCTTSNQVGISIRSQARLRLMQQYIESHYSEKITLSQLAEAANISKSEAIRCFQIGMKSSPIDCVNEYRLSQARERILTTDDPITEIAVQSGFDNCSYFDRVFKRKYGMTPRMARTCCHKSTNL, from the coding sequence GTGGAGCAGATTACGGAAATCATAACGGATCAGTCTTTAAGACAGCTGATGGATCACGGCACGGCGCGTTTTCCCTTTCAGCATTACCGGGAGGACATAAAAAAGTTTAATATTGGGAAAATCAGCAGCCATTGGCACAAAGAATTTGAATTAGTTACAGTTGTTGCAGGAACTGTAATATTTCAGATTGGAAACCAAAGTATTCCAGTACAGGCAGGGGACGGGATTTTTATTAACACAGGCGTTATTCACAGCCTGGAGGCAAAGGGTCAGGGCTTTATATCTGATGCTTTATTTTCCGGCAGCTTAATTGCCGGGGAAAATACAAGCATTTATGAAAAATATGTGGGAGAGTTTTTAAGATCATCTATCTCCCACGTTGTTCTGCAGCAGAAAGTAACCTGGCAAAAAGAGATATTGGAAATATTAGAAAAACTGTATGATTTAAGTGAAAATAATCAGCAGGACCATGAGCTGAAGATTCATATTTTAGTTTGCTGTTTGTGGGAAAAATTATTTTGCAACAGAGAGGTTTGCACCACCTCCAATCAGGTGGGAATTTCCATTCGCTCCCAGGCCCGTCTGCGTCTTATGCAGCAGTATATTGAAAGTCATTATTCTGAAAAAATTACATTGTCTCAGCTTGCAGAGGCAGCCAATATCAGCAAAAGCGAGGCCATCAGGTGTTTTCAGATTGGTATGAAATCCTCCCCCATAGATTGTGTAAATGAGTACCGCCTTTCTCAGGCCAGAGAGAGGATTCTAACTACAGATGATCCGATTACAGAGATTGCCGTTCAGTCAGGCTTTGACAACTGCAGCTATTTTGACAGAGTATTTAAACGAAAATATGGAATGACTCCCAGGATGGCTAGAACTTGCTGTCACAAGAGCACAAATCTATAA
- a CDS encoding DUF6034 family protein: MKRKVRYGAVISIICAAALWGSACSQKTDKMVIGEKKESQETKETEGEDQEREEETAKENLAVIVEAPEKYEINVHSDKVEITADAFVQVPDTDAIPEREIKLLPYSEADYQNLKKIVGSYAGIQWGEDKPWEEAEGLQCYDLDESYYIYYNNDYIVQKGEGGSAVTPVLRASSVIYHTTGQLAGAAFNQEEKNQIEENIREKADQLVAQLNSGQFVRREEKWVQKSIYKQENGIWKNEDTDDQLMILKYVRVLDNIPISQWFYVSGIHTSIEGPQYIELCLDKEGKLVYIKDIARMEIGAPSGEEEFLLPFEAVSQIFQQYFKAFYDNSKLPPLTEGEKYYMYVNVEKVNLEYRMVFQDGQWKLIPVWNFYGFSSASYMDRKEEWLLLSIDGRDGNILTY; encoded by the coding sequence ATGAAAAGAAAAGTAAGATATGGAGCTGTTATTAGTATTATCTGCGCGGCTGCTCTGTGGGGAAGCGCCTGCAGCCAAAAAACAGATAAGATGGTAATAGGAGAAAAAAAGGAAAGTCAGGAGACCAAGGAAACAGAGGGGGAAGACCAGGAAAGGGAAGAGGAAACTGCGAAAGAGAATTTGGCTGTGATAGTGGAAGCTCCTGAGAAATATGAAATAAATGTTCATTCGGATAAAGTGGAGATTACAGCGGACGCTTTCGTGCAGGTGCCGGACACAGACGCTATACCGGAAAGGGAGATTAAACTGCTTCCGTACAGCGAAGCAGATTATCAGAATTTGAAAAAAATAGTAGGATCATATGCAGGAATTCAGTGGGGAGAGGATAAGCCCTGGGAGGAGGCAGAAGGGCTGCAGTGTTATGATTTAGACGAAAGCTATTATATTTATTACAACAACGATTATATAGTGCAGAAAGGGGAAGGAGGCAGCGCAGTTACGCCGGTTTTAAGAGCTTCCTCTGTAATATACCACACTACGGGCCAGTTAGCGGGGGCTGCGTTTAATCAGGAGGAAAAAAATCAGATTGAAGAGAATATCCGGGAAAAGGCGGACCAGCTGGTGGCTCAGCTGAATTCAGGCCAATTTGTAAGGAGAGAAGAAAAATGGGTGCAGAAAAGCATCTATAAACAGGAAAACGGAATTTGGAAAAATGAGGATACTGACGACCAGTTAATGATTTTAAAATATGTTAGAGTATTAGACAATATACCTATTTCACAATGGTTTTATGTATCAGGGATACATACAAGTATAGAAGGGCCTCAGTATATAGAGCTGTGTTTAGATAAAGAGGGGAAATTAGTTTATATAAAAGACATTGCCAGAATGGAAATTGGCGCTCCAAGTGGGGAGGAGGAGTTTTTGCTTCCATTTGAAGCTGTCTCCCAGATTTTCCAGCAGTATTTTAAGGCCTTTTATGACAATAGCAAGCTTCCGCCTTTAACAGAAGGCGAGAAATATTACATGTATGTAAATGTGGAAAAAGTCAATCTGGAGTACAGAATGGTATTTCAGGATGGACAGTGGAAATTAATTCCGGTTTGGAATTTCTACGGATTTTCATCTGCCTCTTATATGGACAGGAAAGAGGAATGGCTGCTGCTTTCTATTGACGGAAGGGACGGAAATATTTTAACATATTAA